A window of the Xenopus laevis strain J_2021 chromosome 9_10L, Xenopus_laevis_v10.1, whole genome shotgun sequence genome harbors these coding sequences:
- the LOC108701590 gene encoding small integral membrane protein 10-like protein 2A, translating to MAPLAKLLLWLSQSAAARHYSLFSIGLTRTLLIFFNMAWKMRIKFPYLYVIASMMLNVRLQVHIEIH from the exons ATGGCGCCTCTGGCCAAGCTGCTACTCTGGCTCTCCCAGTCCGCCGCCGCTCGCCATTACAGCCTTTTCTCCATAGGGCTCACACGCACCCTGCTCATCTTCTTTAACATGGCCTGGAAAATGAGGATCAAGTTCCCCTATCTCTATGTGATCGCCTCCATGATGCTCAACGTCAGGCTACAG GTTCATATTGAAATTCACTGA